A portion of the Bulleidia sp. zg-1006 genome contains these proteins:
- the guaA gene encoding glutamine-hydrolyzing GMP synthase has product MADKIIVLDFGSQYNQLISRRVREFGVYSELHPGDMRLSDILAMEDVKGIIFSGGPNSVYEDGSLKCDPAIFTSGLPILGICYGMQMIHQMLGGEVKGSDKKEYGRTEVIFDTNNALLKGLPEKQTVWMSHGDQVVKLADGFVGMGQSTTCPSVASMNEERMIYTLQFHPEVRHSEYGLDILKNFVFGVCEVKANWSMKNFIVQQIDEIRAKVGKDKVLLALSGGVDSSVVAALLHKAIGDQLYCMFIDHGLLRKKEADSVMETFVKNMSIHLTKVDASKRFMNKLKGVSDPEQKRKIIGNEFVYTFQDEVQKLLKGVDIHWLAQGTLYTDVIESGTKTAQTIKSHHNVGGLPEDLNFQLIEPLNKLFKDEVRALGTELGLPEEMVWRQPFPGPGLGIRVLGEISEEKLEIVRDSDLILREEIQKAGLQRDIWQYFTCLPNIRSVGVMGDQRTYDYTVVIRAVTSIDGMTADWARIPYDVLDRISTRIVNEVKHVNRVALDITSKPPGTIEWE; this is encoded by the coding sequence ATGGCAGATAAGATTATTGTTTTGGATTTTGGCAGTCAGTACAATCAGTTGATTTCCCGTCGTGTTCGTGAATTTGGGGTGTATTCAGAATTGCACCCAGGAGACATGCGATTAAGCGATATTTTAGCAATGGAAGATGTGAAAGGGATTATTTTCTCGGGTGGTCCTAATTCGGTGTATGAAGATGGTTCTTTGAAGTGTGATCCAGCTATTTTTACATCTGGTCTTCCTATTTTGGGAATTTGTTATGGAATGCAGATGATACACCAAATGTTAGGTGGGGAAGTAAAAGGTTCTGATAAAAAGGAGTATGGTCGAACAGAGGTTATCTTTGATACAAATAATGCTTTATTAAAGGGTTTGCCTGAAAAACAAACAGTTTGGATGAGCCATGGTGACCAGGTAGTTAAATTGGCTGATGGTTTTGTGGGTATGGGACAAAGTACCACTTGCCCATCAGTTGCTTCAATGAATGAAGAAAGAATGATTTATACACTTCAATTTCATCCTGAAGTTCGTCATAGTGAATATGGCTTGGATATACTGAAAAACTTTGTGTTTGGTGTATGTGAAGTGAAAGCGAATTGGTCGATGAAGAACTTTATTGTACAACAGATAGATGAAATTCGTGCTAAAGTTGGCAAAGATAAGGTGTTATTGGCTTTGTCTGGTGGTGTGGATTCTTCGGTTGTGGCAGCTTTATTGCATAAGGCGATCGGTGATCAGCTTTATTGTATGTTTATTGATCATGGCTTATTACGTAAGAAAGAGGCGGACTCAGTCATGGAAACCTTCGTAAAGAATATGAGTATTCATCTGACAAAGGTGGATGCTTCTAAGCGTTTCATGAATAAGTTAAAAGGTGTATCGGATCCAGAACAAAAGCGTAAGATTATTGGCAATGAGTTTGTGTATACATTTCAAGATGAGGTACAAAAGTTACTAAAGGGTGTGGATATTCATTGGTTGGCACAAGGGACTTTGTATACGGATGTGATTGAGTCAGGCACAAAGACGGCACAAACGATTAAGTCACATCATAATGTGGGTGGTTTGCCAGAAGATTTGAATTTCCAATTGATTGAACCCTTGAATAAATTATTCAAGGATGAGGTGCGTGCTTTGGGAACAGAACTTGGTTTACCGGAGGAAATGGTGTGGAGACAACCGTTTCCAGGACCCGGCTTGGGAATTCGTGTGCTGGGCGAAATTAGTGAAGAGAAGTTGGAAATTGTGCGTGATTCGGATTTGATTCTTCGGGAAGAGATTCAAAAGGCTGGTCTACAAAGAGATATTTGGCAGTATTTTACTTGTTTGCCAAATATTCGATCGGTTGGTGTCATGGGGGATCAGAGGACGTATGATTATACGGTTGTTATTCGCGCTGTAACTTCGATTGATGGTATGACAGCGGATTGGGCGCGTATTCCTTATGATGTTCTTGATCGTATTTCAACACGTATTGTGAACGAAGTGAAGCATGTAAATCGAGTGGCCTTAGATATTACATCTAAACCTCCGGGGACAATAGAGTGGGAGTGA
- a CDS encoding MetQ/NlpA family ABC transporter substrate-binding protein: MKKFIKAAAISVLALGLVACGNNAKKTTEKNEKLKVIATANPHGEILEKAKAILKEKYGIELDVSITDDYYIPNEAVSSSNADANFFQHVPFFDNEKKTNGYKIANVGGVHIEPFGLYSKTIKKVSDVKDGATVIVSNSVADNGRILAILNSAGLVKLPENANVLTTTIADIKNDTSNPKHLKFKEVKPELLATTYANGEGDLVAINGNYAISSGLNPSKDALILEKADAKNPYVNIIACQEGHENDKKIKALVEVLQSKEMKDFIKSKWSDGSVIPAE, translated from the coding sequence TTGAAAAAGTTTATTAAAGCAGCTGCTATTTCTGTATTAGCATTGGGCTTAGTGGCTTGTGGTAACAACGCAAAGAAAACCACGGAAAAAAATGAAAAACTAAAAGTAATCGCTACTGCGAATCCACATGGTGAGATTTTAGAAAAGGCGAAAGCGATTTTAAAAGAGAAATATGGAATTGAATTAGATGTTTCAATTACCGATGATTATTACATTCCCAATGAAGCGGTGTCTAGTAGTAATGCGGATGCGAATTTCTTCCAACACGTTCCTTTCTTTGATAATGAAAAGAAAACGAATGGCTATAAGATTGCAAATGTTGGTGGGGTGCATATCGAACCATTTGGTCTTTATTCGAAGACAATTAAGAAGGTCAGTGATGTGAAGGATGGTGCAACGGTGATTGTATCGAATTCCGTAGCCGACAATGGTCGTATTTTAGCGATTTTAAACAGTGCCGGTTTAGTGAAATTGCCAGAAAATGCGAATGTTCTAACAACAACAATTGCGGATATTAAGAATGATACAAGCAATCCGAAGCATTTGAAGTTTAAAGAAGTAAAACCGGAATTATTAGCAACTACTTATGCGAATGGTGAAGGAGATTTAGTGGCTATCAATGGTAATTATGCAATTTCTTCCGGTTTAAATCCCAGCAAAGATGCTTTAATTTTAGAAAAAGCCGATGCGAAGAATCCTTATGTGAATATCATTGCTTGTCAAGAAGGTCATGAAAACGATAAGAAGATTAAGGCTTTAGTAGAGGTTTTACAATCAAAAGAAATGAAGGATTTTATCAAGTCGAAGTGGTCAGATGGTTCGGTTATTCCAGCGGAATAG
- a CDS encoding methionine ABC transporter permease, whose translation MTTTVNIEQLQTAVRETLYMTFFSLTMAVILGLVIGILLYCTQSDGLFPNRMMNRFVDAIVNILRAIPFIILLILVIPLTKLLVGSMLGAKAALPSLILASAPFFARMCVIAFQEVDKGTIEASKAMGATNWQIITKVLLPESLPAIVSGITVTGISLISYTAMAGAIGAGGLGSLAYLYGFARRNGPVLYTSTAIIIVIVLAIQWLGDFIVKRIDKR comes from the coding sequence ATGACAACAACGGTGAATATAGAACAGCTTCAAACGGCTGTTAGGGAAACATTATATATGACCTTTTTCTCGTTAACCATGGCAGTTATTTTAGGTTTAGTGATTGGAATACTTCTTTACTGTACGCAAAGCGATGGACTCTTTCCAAATCGGATGATGAACCGATTCGTCGATGCAATTGTGAATATTCTTCGTGCAATCCCATTTATTATCTTATTGATATTGGTCATTCCATTAACGAAGCTATTGGTGGGTAGTATGCTAGGAGCTAAGGCGGCTCTTCCATCTTTGATATTAGCTTCAGCACCCTTCTTTGCTCGAATGTGCGTCATTGCCTTTCAAGAAGTGGATAAGGGAACAATTGAAGCAAGTAAAGCTATGGGAGCAACCAACTGGCAAATTATCACAAAAGTTTTACTGCCAGAATCCTTACCAGCCATTGTTTCAGGAATAACCGTTACCGGTATTTCTTTAATTTCTTATACTGCCATGGCGGGGGCAATTGGAGCAGGGGGTCTTGGAAGCCTTGCGTACTTATATGGATTTGCAAGAAGAAATGGACCTGTCTTATACACATCAACAGCTATTATTATTGTGATTGTCCTTGCGATACAATGGCTGGGTGATTTTATTGTAAAACGTATTGATAAACGATAA
- a CDS encoding methionine ABC transporter ATP-binding protein, with translation MIEIKNVSKTFATKSDSIHAVEDVTLNIQEGEIFGIIGYSGAGKSTLVRLINQLEKQTSGEIWIDGVNIGELNKKDLNKQRQSIGMIFQHFNLLWSRTVQKNIELPLELAGMDKEERKKKVKELIELVGLSGRENFYPSELSGGQKQRVGIARALANRPKILLCDEATSALDPETTEQILSLLREINQKLHLTIAMITHQMEVVQKVCHRMAVMEEGKIVELGLVEDLFSRPKHAVTRKFVQNIEADQSIEDLAKSLKSRYPDGQLLRVSFTGNNADQPIIIHAARKVLFDVSIVESNISQSASGPMGVTYIHLSKGNKEDYEKFVKTLVESNVGVEVLS, from the coding sequence ATGATTGAAATTAAAAATGTCAGTAAAACATTTGCAACTAAATCCGATAGTATCCACGCTGTTGAAGATGTTACTTTAAACATTCAAGAGGGAGAAATATTTGGTATCATTGGCTATTCAGGAGCTGGTAAAAGTACACTAGTTCGTTTAATCAATCAGCTTGAGAAACAAACTTCTGGTGAAATTTGGATTGATGGTGTGAATATTGGCGAACTAAATAAAAAAGATTTAAACAAACAACGTCAAAGCATTGGTATGATTTTTCAGCACTTTAATCTTCTTTGGAGCAGAACAGTACAAAAGAATATTGAACTTCCCTTAGAACTGGCCGGTATGGATAAAGAAGAAAGAAAGAAAAAAGTGAAAGAACTGATTGAACTTGTTGGTCTAAGTGGTCGGGAAAATTTTTATCCAAGTGAATTATCCGGTGGTCAGAAACAGAGGGTAGGTATCGCCAGAGCCTTAGCCAATCGACCTAAAATTCTTCTTTGTGATGAAGCCACTTCCGCTTTGGATCCCGAAACAACAGAACAGATTTTATCTTTACTAAGAGAAATTAATCAAAAGCTTCATTTAACGATTGCGATGATCACTCATCAAATGGAAGTAGTCCAAAAGGTTTGTCACAGAATGGCTGTAATGGAAGAAGGTAAAATTGTGGAACTGGGTTTGGTAGAAGATTTATTTTCTCGTCCGAAACACGCAGTCACACGAAAGTTTGTTCAGAATATTGAAGCTGACCAATCGATTGAAGATTTAGCAAAAAGCTTAAAAAGTCGTTATCCAGATGGGCAATTATTACGAGTATCTTTCACCGGTAATAATGCGGATCAGCCAATTATTATTCATGCGGCTAGAAAAGTCCTATTTGATGTTTCTATCGTAGAATCGAATATTTCTCAATCCGCTAGTGGACCGATGGGTGTTACTTATATTCATCTGAGTAAGGGAAATAAAGAAGACTACGAAAAATTTGTGAAAACATTGGTGGAAAGCAATGTGGGAGTGGAGGTGCTATCATGA
- a CDS encoding rhodanese-like domain-containing protein, with protein sequence MKKWFIFVLLFGVFLSGCATTINNNNHTGYTSISQEKAIEMMKTLKDYQIVDVRREDEFKEGHIEGAVLIPNESIQNEAPKELSRKDQTIFVYCRSGNRSRQAAKKLAALGYTKVYEMGGIGTWPGKIVR encoded by the coding sequence ATGAAAAAATGGTTTATTTTTGTATTATTGTTTGGTGTGTTTCTAAGTGGTTGTGCCACAACCATAAATAATAATAACCATACCGGTTATACATCCATTTCACAAGAAAAAGCAATTGAAATGATGAAGACTTTGAAAGATTACCAAATCGTTGATGTACGTCGAGAAGATGAATTTAAAGAAGGTCATATTGAAGGAGCGGTTTTAATTCCAAATGAAAGCATCCAAAATGAAGCACCAAAGGAATTAAGTCGAAAGGATCAAACCATTTTTGTATATTGTCGAAGTGGAAATAGAAGCCGTCAAGCTGCGAAAAAGTTAGCTGCTTTAGGTTATACAAAAGTTTATGAAATGGGTGGAATTGGAACTTGGCCGGGGAAAATTGTTCGTTAA
- a CDS encoding undecaprenyl-diphosphate phosphatase, which produces MAFIWNVFKAVLYGIMQGITEWLPISSTGHLILMENFLPLNVYADPAMNIAFWNLFKVVIQFGSILAVILLYWKKLTYPKKASPEKKKRTQRLWLLVMIASIPLVLGIVIDHLVDTVLSSSYVIAATLVIYGILFIWMEHREHDVMIDRIGYIMPKDALSVGLFQLLAVVPGTSRSGATIFGATWMGFDRKTATEFSFFMAIPAMFGASLLKMVKAKIAFSWSAIFVLLIGVVVSFLVSIVAIQHLLKYIRKHDFTIFGIYRIILGVIVLVFSLIGFIH; this is translated from the coding sequence ATGGCTTTTATTTGGAATGTTTTTAAAGCTGTTTTATATGGAATTATGCAGGGTATTACGGAATGGTTACCTATTAGTTCAACTGGTCATTTAATTTTAATGGAAAATTTCTTACCATTAAATGTTTACGCAGATCCAGCTATGAATATAGCTTTTTGGAATTTATTCAAAGTGGTCATTCAATTTGGCAGTATCTTAGCGGTTATTTTGTTGTATTGGAAAAAATTAACCTATCCAAAAAAGGCGAGTCCAGAAAAGAAAAAGAGAACGCAACGCTTATGGTTATTAGTTATGATTGCTTCTATTCCATTGGTGCTTGGGATTGTGATTGATCATTTGGTTGATACGGTGTTGAGTAGTTCCTATGTGATTGCGGCTACATTAGTTATATATGGTATTCTCTTTATCTGGATGGAACATCGTGAACATGATGTGATGATTGACCGTATTGGTTATATTATGCCCAAAGATGCCCTTTCGGTGGGTTTATTCCAATTACTGGCGGTTGTACCCGGTACCAGTCGTTCTGGGGCAACCATCTTTGGGGCAACATGGATGGGCTTTGACCGTAAGACAGCTACGGAATTTAGTTTCTTTATGGCTATTCCGGCGATGTTTGGAGCTTCTTTATTAAAGATGGTTAAAGCGAAAATTGCTTTTAGCTGGAGTGCAATATTTGTCTTGTTGATTGGTGTTGTTGTTAGCTTTTTAGTTTCAATTGTTGCGATTCAACATTTATTAAAATACATTCGCAAGCATGACTTTACCATCTTTGGTATCTATCGCATTATTTTGGGTGTGATTGTGCTTGTCTTTAGTTTGATTGGATTTATTCATTAA
- a CDS encoding peptidylprolyl isomerase gives MIVIEMDNGGLIKIELDSKAAPKTVENFENLVKKGFYDGLGFHRIIPGFMIQGGDPLGNGMGGSDENIIGEFTSNGIQNPLAHKRGVISMARAQNPNSASSQFFIMHADAPYLDGNYAAFGKVADGMDVVDEIAMTPTGFQDKPTHPVIMKRVYIEN, from the coding sequence ATGATTGTTATTGAAATGGATAATGGTGGTCTAATTAAAATTGAATTAGATTCAAAGGCTGCTCCTAAGACAGTAGAAAACTTTGAAAACCTAGTTAAGAAAGGTTTCTATGATGGTTTAGGCTTTCATCGCATTATCCCCGGTTTTATGATTCAAGGTGGCGATCCGCTTGGTAATGGTATGGGTGGTTCTGATGAGAATATTATTGGTGAATTTACCAGCAATGGTATTCAAAATCCATTGGCTCATAAGCGTGGGGTTATCTCCATGGCTCGTGCGCAAAATCCAAACTCTGCTAGTTCACAATTCTTTATCATGCACGCTGATGCTCCATACCTAGATGGAAATTACGCCGCTTTTGGTAAGGTGGCGGATGGTATGGACGTTGTGGATGAAATTGCAATGACACCAACCGGTTTCCAAGATAAACCAACACATCCCGTTATCATGAAACGTGTTTATATTGAAAACTAA
- a CDS encoding ECF transporter S component: MQTKSETLRFIVLTFFVAIELLLALTPLGYLNVGVISITLMHLPVILAGVFMGKKEGATIGFVFGLASFLRATFAPNLTSFCFTPFYSIGQIQGNFYSLLICFGPRIFLGWLAGFLNDLGKERFPELPWMMVLSIICTFMHSISVMSLIWLFFGTAFASVVGVSVGAVIVSVLVSNGLLEMVVAGIIIPFVYHALKPIREKMNI; this comes from the coding sequence ATGCAAACAAAATCAGAAACATTACGTTTTATTGTATTGACTTTTTTTGTAGCCATTGAATTATTATTGGCTTTAACTCCACTTGGTTATTTAAATGTAGGAGTTATTTCCATCACTTTAATGCACTTACCTGTTATTTTAGCGGGCGTATTTATGGGTAAGAAAGAAGGAGCAACCATTGGTTTCGTGTTTGGTTTAGCCAGTTTTCTAAGAGCTACTTTTGCGCCAAACTTAACAAGCTTTTGTTTCACACCATTTTATTCCATAGGTCAGATTCAAGGTAATTTTTATAGTTTACTAATTTGTTTTGGACCAAGAATTTTCTTGGGTTGGTTAGCTGGCTTCTTAAATGATTTAGGAAAAGAGCGTTTTCCTGAATTGCCTTGGATGATGGTTTTATCTATTATTTGCACCTTTATGCACAGCATCAGTGTTATGAGTTTAATTTGGTTATTCTTCGGTACTGCTTTTGCGAGTGTTGTGGGTGTTAGTGTTGGCGCTGTAATCGTATCTGTTCTTGTTAGTAATGGACTATTAGAAATGGTAGTGGCCGGTATTATCATTCCTTTTGTCTATCATGCTTTAAAACCAATTCGCGAAAAAATGAATATTTAA
- a CDS encoding HU family DNA-binding protein — translation MAEQVTKKTLAEGIAAEYEVSKKDANELVNFVFDQITTAIKKGEEVSINGFGKFVVVKKAAREGLNPATGEKIKIKASKAPKFKASKTLKDLVNNK, via the coding sequence ATGGCAGAACAAGTAACCAAGAAAACTTTAGCTGAAGGAATTGCAGCTGAATATGAAGTATCTAAGAAAGACGCAAACGAATTAGTCAATTTTGTATTTGATCAAATCACAACAGCTATCAAGAAAGGTGAAGAAGTTTCTATCAACGGTTTTGGTAAGTTTGTTGTTGTTAAGAAAGCGGCTCGTGAAGGCTTAAACCCAGCTACTGGTGAAAAGATTAAGATTAAAGCTTCTAAGGCTCCTAAGTTCAAGGCATCTAAGACTTTGAAAGACTTAGTAAACAACAAATAA
- a CDS encoding FMN-binding protein codes for MKLNKLMVVAASLVLLAGCSSKKAVYKAGTYEGKAVGRNGNVVVSVTVSDTAITKVELKEHKETAGLSDAAIKDIPEAIVKKNSTEVDGASGATITSNAIKEAVKAALAKAKAK; via the coding sequence ATGAAATTGAATAAATTGATGGTTGTGGCGGCATCGCTTGTTTTATTGGCAGGATGTAGCTCTAAAAAGGCTGTTTACAAGGCTGGTACTTATGAAGGTAAGGCAGTTGGTCGTAATGGCAATGTGGTTGTTTCAGTAACGGTATCTGACACAGCTATTACAAAGGTTGAGTTGAAGGAACATAAGGAAACAGCCGGTCTTTCTGATGCGGCTATCAAGGATATTCCAGAAGCTATTGTTAAGAAGAATTCAACTGAAGTGGATGGTGCTTCCGGTGCCACAATCACTTCAAATGCGATTAAGGAAGCTGTTAAAGCTGCTTTGGCTAAAGCAAAAGCTAAGTAA
- a CDS encoding DNA/RNA non-specific endonuclease, with the protein MWKEVDLILIGTFICLSISSFFLLVALMKIILQPRKRKWKREFRQCFLVTVLFTSFLVSQYWPGKIETVETAPIISIPKYEGKAVVEVNHNIPYFSKADLRQKTFEVYQPLDVLGRARMGYALLGPETLPKAERESIGMVKPSGWRISKYDFIDGKYLYNRCHLIAYELSGQNANELNLITGTRQLNVEGMLPYENKVAAYIRKTGHHVLYRVRPLYEGNELVARGVLMEARSIEDGGMGIHFCAFCFNIQKGVWIDYQTGKNGLNRSFA; encoded by the coding sequence ATGTGGAAAGAAGTGGATTTAATTCTTATTGGAACTTTCATTTGTCTATCAATTTCCAGTTTTTTCTTATTGGTAGCGTTGATGAAAATCATTTTGCAACCAAGGAAAAGAAAATGGAAACGGGAATTTCGGCAGTGTTTTTTAGTGACAGTATTATTCACTTCTTTTTTAGTGTCACAATATTGGCCCGGAAAAATTGAAACGGTGGAAACAGCACCAATCATTTCAATACCAAAATATGAGGGAAAAGCTGTGGTGGAGGTAAACCATAATATTCCTTATTTTTCAAAGGCAGATTTACGGCAAAAAACCTTTGAAGTCTATCAGCCTTTGGATGTACTCGGTAGAGCGAGAATGGGCTATGCGCTATTAGGACCTGAAACGTTACCAAAAGCGGAAAGGGAGTCTATTGGTATGGTGAAGCCAAGTGGTTGGCGAATTTCTAAATATGATTTTATTGATGGTAAGTATTTGTATAATCGTTGTCATTTGATTGCTTATGAATTAAGTGGGCAAAATGCGAATGAGTTGAATTTGATTACGGGTACAAGGCAGTTAAATGTGGAAGGGATGTTGCCATATGAGAATAAGGTGGCAGCATACATTCGTAAAACGGGTCATCATGTGTTGTATCGAGTACGCCCTTTATATGAGGGAAATGAATTGGTGGCAAGGGGTGTTTTAATGGAGGCTCGTTCGATTGAAGATGGTGGCATGGGCATTCATTTTTGTGCGTTCTGTTTCAATATACAAAAAGGTGTTTGGATTGATTATCAAACGGGGAAAAATGGCTTAAATAGAAGCTTTGCTTAA
- a CDS encoding purine-nucleoside phosphorylase — MSYNKAYFQEALDFIHSKTDMVPEMALILGSGLATLVTQLENTVTISYKDIPGFLQTTNPAHKGELIFGLLNGKKVVCMAGRFHSYEGFSFPELVIPVRLLKLLGIHTLITTNAAGAVNLDYKPGDVMMIKDHLFFGIESPMKGLNEEEFGPRFYDVSKLYTPELREKAKEVASHSNLTFHEGNYFFMQGPHFETPAEIRAIRILGGDTVGMSTVTETLTAGHCGLKVLSFSVCTNMAAGILDQPLSDEEVNEVGKKIAKDFAAYMRELVGEL; from the coding sequence ATGTCTTACAATAAAGCGTATTTCCAAGAGGCCTTGGATTTCATCCATTCCAAAACCGATATGGTGCCGGAGATGGCTTTGATTTTAGGCTCCGGTTTAGCAACTTTGGTAACACAATTAGAAAATACAGTCACAATTTCGTATAAGGATATTCCCGGTTTTTTACAAACAACCAATCCGGCGCATAAGGGAGAGTTGATTTTTGGGCTATTAAACGGCAAAAAAGTGGTCTGTATGGCCGGGCGTTTTCATTCTTATGAAGGTTTTTCTTTTCCTGAATTAGTTATTCCCGTGCGTCTATTGAAGCTATTGGGAATTCATACTCTGATTACGACTAATGCGGCAGGGGCAGTGAACTTGGACTATAAACCGGGGGATGTGATGATGATTAAGGATCATTTGTTCTTTGGTATTGAAAGTCCGATGAAGGGCTTGAATGAAGAGGAGTTTGGACCTCGTTTCTATGATGTTTCAAAATTGTATACACCTGAATTGAGAGAGAAAGCGAAGGAAGTGGCGAGCCATTCAAATTTGACTTTCCATGAAGGAAATTATTTCTTTATGCAAGGACCTCATTTTGAGACGCCGGCAGAAATTAGAGCCATTCGTATTTTAGGTGGGGATACGGTTGGTATGTCTACAGTAACGGAAACATTAACTGCCGGGCATTGTGGTTTAAAGGTATTGAGTTTCTCGGTTTGTACGAATATGGCAGCCGGTATTTTAGACCAACCTTTATCGGATGAAGAAGTTAATGAGGTAGGAAAAAAGATAGCGAAAGATTTTGCGGCTTATATGCGTGAGTTAGTGGGTGAATTGTAA